The Candidatus Rokuibacteriota bacterium genomic sequence CTGGCGCGCTCTCGCCTCTCTCGCCTGGTAAGCTGCCAGGCCATGAGGCCAATGACGAGGCTGATGATGATCCAGCCCGCCGTGTCGAGGTTGACGATGAGCCAGCCCACCAGGCTCAGTGCGGCCAGGAGCCAGAGAAGGGAAGCGTAGCGCGACACGAACTTTTTCACCGCCCCGACTCCCCTTCCATCTTCCCCCCCGAAACTGGCCTCCCGAAACCGGCCTCCTGAAAATGGTGCCCCGGGCCGATCCGATGATCGTTACAACAGGCACATCGGCGGAATCATTCGTGCCGCGTAGCCTTCTCCGCGACAGAGAGGCCCGCAGCGTGACCCGGGGCCAGTGTACCATCGCCCATGCCGCCTAGCCTCTCGGGCGCGCGTCCAGATATTGCGTCAACTCGCGGTAGAAGTTTTCATGCGGGCCAACGTCGAGCATTTCCAGTGTCTGGGTCTTCGCTGTGAAGGTGTAGGCCACCAGGAGCTGCTGAGGCCCGACCTTGAGCTTCTCGACGCGCACACCCTTGAGGGCTCCCATCTTCGGCTCGCCGACGAGCGGATCCGCCATGATGGCCTTGACGACCTCGTCGATCTGCAGCTGCACCGGAGCCGGGAACGCGCGCTTGGCCCGTGCGAAGCGAGGCGCTTGCA encodes the following:
- a CDS encoding type II toxin-antitoxin system RelE/ParE family toxin, producing MPSATPARSVVQAPRFARAKRAFPAPVQLQIDEVVKAIMADPLVGEPKMGALKGVRVEKLKVGPQQLLVAYTFTAKTQTLEMLDVGPHENFYRELTQYLDARPRG